From Halobacteriovorax sp. HLS, the proteins below share one genomic window:
- a CDS encoding ApaG domain has product MMTSPYFEMTNDIELRVTPMFLSEFSAPEQREYAFVYKVELQNNYDDDIQLLSKQIIIRDGNKEQYTLEFEDVNDEQACIPAGEMYDYTTYCPLETPTGSLRGSMTVMSLSSNEVFEVNIPLVFFRTELKIDAITEPQEFIPLALSV; this is encoded by the coding sequence ATGATGACTTCACCTTATTTTGAAATGACAAATGATATTGAACTAAGAGTTACACCAATGTTTCTCAGTGAGTTCTCAGCACCTGAACAAAGAGAGTATGCTTTCGTCTACAAGGTGGAGCTTCAAAATAACTATGATGATGATATTCAACTTCTTAGTAAGCAAATAATCATAAGAGATGGAAATAAAGAACAGTACACTTTAGAGTTTGAAGATGTTAACGACGAACAAGCATGCATTCCTGCCGGAGAGATGTACGACTATACAACCTATTGCCCACTAGAAACTCCTACAGGAAGCCTTAGAGGATCAATGACTGTTATGAGCTTAAGCTCTAATGAGGTCTTTGAAGTTAATATTCCTCTAGTATTTTTTAGAACAGAGCTAAAAATTGATGCCATCACTGAACCTCAGGAGTTCATACCTCTGGCATTGTCAGTATAG
- a CDS encoding AAA family ATPase, whose amino-acid sequence MNKVRKICLTGGPGGGKTTAADLFRRELGDKVVVVPESATILFSGGLPRTNNIDGVKSIQRAIYSVQTESEILHETLYSNRVLICDRGTLDGAGYWPLDTQSYFLDLNTTYEAELNRYDAVVFFETAAVGGLSIEGGNPVRNESLKEAVALDKKLRDIWSKHPNFIFVPNNDSFLSKIREGLDAIIDTFEKVQEGHFDK is encoded by the coding sequence ATGAATAAAGTTAGAAAAATATGTCTTACAGGTGGTCCGGGTGGTGGAAAGACAACTGCAGCGGATCTATTTAGACGAGAGCTAGGTGATAAGGTTGTAGTTGTTCCAGAGTCTGCAACAATACTTTTTTCAGGAGGTTTACCCCGAACTAATAATATTGATGGAGTTAAATCAATTCAAAGAGCAATATACAGTGTTCAGACGGAGAGTGAAATTCTCCACGAAACACTCTACTCTAACAGAGTCTTAATCTGTGATAGAGGGACGTTAGATGGGGCTGGATATTGGCCACTAGATACGCAGAGTTATTTCTTAGATCTTAACACTACTTATGAAGCTGAGCTAAATAGATATGATGCCGTTGTATTCTTTGAGACAGCCGCAGTTGGTGGGCTTTCAATTGAAGGGGGAAACCCTGTTCGAAATGAATCGTTAAAAGAGGCGGTAGCACTAGATAAGAAACTTCGGGATATCTGGAGTAAACATCCTAATTTTATTTTTGTACCAAATAATGACTCTTTTTTAAGTAAGATTAGAGAGGGTCTTGATGCTATTATTGATACTTTTGAAAAAGTTCAGGAGGGTCATTTTGATAAATGA
- a CDS encoding gamma-glutamylcyclotransferase family protein, which translates to MKHKVPLFIYGTLQDFDVMKLVTQRETLSQSDFTDASLNHFCLEEVKDENYPLLVKRDHHIVMGKIFIVESEQELNRLKYFEDEQEYTLTEHIVETKSGKKECLLFFPTSNIESSQKSWSYNKWSQVTNKVAFLERVKNYMSQFNTESHPKW; encoded by the coding sequence ATGAAACATAAAGTCCCTCTCTTTATCTACGGAACACTACAAGATTTTGATGTCATGAAACTTGTTACTCAAAGAGAAACTCTCTCTCAGAGTGACTTTACCGATGCTAGCTTAAACCACTTTTGTCTAGAGGAAGTTAAAGATGAGAACTACCCTCTACTTGTAAAAAGAGATCATCATATTGTTATGGGAAAGATTTTTATTGTAGAAAGTGAGCAAGAGCTTAATAGACTAAAGTATTTTGAAGATGAGCAAGAGTACACACTTACAGAGCATATCGTAGAAACAAAAAGTGGGAAAAAAGAGTGCCTACTCTTTTTCCCCACTTCAAATATCGAGTCTTCGCAAAAGAGCTGGAGTTACAATAAATGGTCTCAAGTAACAAACAAAGTAGCTTTCTTGGAAAGAGTTAAAAACTATATGAGTCAATTCAATACTGAATCTCATCCCAAATGGTGA
- the yidD gene encoding membrane protein insertion efficiency factor YidD: MKFLLLSIIKFYQYFISPLLGQKCRFHPSCSSYCKEALTIHPLHKAIYLGTKRVCKCHPFNEGGYDPVPKD; the protein is encoded by the coding sequence ATGAAATTCTTGCTACTTAGCATTATAAAATTCTATCAATACTTCATCTCACCACTACTTGGACAAAAGTGTAGATTTCACCCGAGTTGTTCAAGTTACTGCAAAGAAGCTTTGACTATCCACCCATTACATAAAGCGATATACTTGGGAACGAAACGAGTGTGTAAGTGTCACCCATTTAACGAAGGTGGATATGATCCAGTTCCTAAAGATTAG
- a CDS encoding 6-carboxytetrahydropterin synthase, which produces MADFISTKHFIGFPCTHRQWKADSHCRFVHGYSRSFYFEFKSKELTKEGWVVDFGGLKEVKVWLDDMFDHTFLASSDDPAMETFKILDKEGVIQLRVLPNAGMEGTAEYVYEKVNPMIKSLTNNRAWISRLEVRENEKNSAIYIPNN; this is translated from the coding sequence ATGGCAGATTTTATTTCAACAAAACATTTCATAGGTTTTCCTTGCACTCATAGACAATGGAAAGCTGATTCTCACTGTAGGTTTGTACACGGTTACAGCAGATCATTCTATTTTGAGTTCAAATCAAAAGAACTAACGAAAGAAGGCTGGGTCGTGGATTTTGGTGGATTAAAAGAAGTTAAGGTTTGGTTAGATGATATGTTCGATCACACTTTCTTAGCTTCAAGTGATGATCCCGCCATGGAGACATTCAAGATTCTCGATAAAGAAGGTGTAATTCAACTTAGAGTCTTGCCTAATGCCGGAATGGAAGGAACTGCCGAATATGTTTACGAAAAAGTTAATCCAATGATTAAGTCCCTTACTAATAATCGAGCTTGGATAAGTCGACTAGAAGTAAGAGAAAATGAAAAAAACTCGGCGATCTACATACCTAATAACTAG
- a CDS encoding sensor histidine kinase — MKSKLLPRKLSIFALIITIQYAIGSVALLYKLSNQFEEVHKYHFPILEMNAINVRLGQSLSNTTKNLIYEYSEEGFQEYIFEKNSLQFNISMYIAALKEAGKENLINDQLNRDKLNKFEEKIIFLAKNKKTKEALKLFKSKIYSEYKESYIDNIQIVAEELIIDRDKLLENKSKLFKMGVVLSVVFFIFLSLLWIKVYMSYKKNSLEKYKAELDLEVERVKSSQNAKMASLGEMAAGLAHEINNPLAIIMGYSNKLDKLIERKMLNEENLLDLSSKIKKTTLRISSIIKGLKAFSRDSQDDPPERTSVIDIINDTLSFCQEKFKYNGVRLDVNHSNKNLDVLVRPVEISQVLLNLINNSFDEISDPKYNEPWVRIDTEVREDMITIVVSDCGKGITDEIAQKMFEPFFTTKDVNKGTGLGLSISRSIIEKHGGSFILNRDFENTTFEITLPRYTPEESEQDQNNSSAA, encoded by the coding sequence ATGAAGAGTAAATTACTCCCAAGAAAATTATCGATTTTTGCGCTTATAATTACTATCCAGTATGCGATTGGCAGTGTTGCACTACTTTATAAACTTTCTAACCAATTTGAAGAAGTTCATAAGTATCACTTCCCTATCTTAGAAATGAACGCAATAAACGTTCGACTAGGACAGTCCTTATCAAATACAACAAAGAACCTAATTTATGAATATTCTGAAGAAGGCTTTCAGGAATATATTTTTGAAAAGAACTCCCTACAGTTTAATATCTCAATGTATATTGCCGCACTCAAAGAAGCCGGAAAAGAAAATCTTATAAATGATCAACTCAATAGAGATAAATTAAATAAATTTGAAGAAAAGATAATTTTCCTGGCAAAGAATAAGAAAACCAAAGAAGCTTTAAAATTATTTAAAAGTAAAATCTATAGTGAATACAAAGAAAGCTATATTGATAATATTCAAATTGTTGCTGAAGAGCTAATTATCGATAGAGACAAACTACTGGAAAACAAGTCAAAGCTTTTTAAAATGGGAGTGGTTCTATCGGTCGTATTTTTTATCTTTCTAAGTCTATTGTGGATTAAAGTTTATATGTCCTATAAGAAAAACTCTCTCGAAAAGTATAAGGCAGAACTAGATCTAGAAGTAGAACGTGTAAAGTCATCTCAAAATGCGAAGATGGCCAGCTTAGGAGAAATGGCAGCAGGCCTAGCTCATGAGATCAACAACCCTCTTGCGATTATTATGGGATACTCTAATAAATTAGATAAATTAATAGAGAGGAAAATGCTTAACGAAGAAAACTTATTAGACCTATCTAGTAAAATAAAAAAAACGACATTGAGAATCTCAAGTATCATTAAAGGACTTAAAGCATTTTCCAGAGATTCACAAGATGACCCACCAGAAAGAACATCTGTCATAGATATAATTAATGATACTCTTAGTTTTTGCCAAGAAAAATTTAAATACAATGGTGTTCGCTTGGACGTTAATCATTCGAATAAAAATCTAGATGTACTAGTGAGACCTGTTGAGATTTCACAAGTTCTTCTTAATTTAATTAATAACTCATTTGATGAAATTTCTGATCCAAAATATAACGAACCGTGGGTAAGAATTGATACAGAAGTTAGAGAAGATATGATCACTATAGTCGTAAGTGATTGCGGAAAAGGTATTACTGATGAGATCGCTCAAAAAATGTTTGAACCATTTTTTACGACTAAGGATGTAAATAAAGGAACAGGTTTAGGCCTTAGCATATCTCGTTCTATAATAGAGAAACATGGTGGTTCATTTATATTAAACAGAGATTTTGAGAATACCACTTTTGAAATAACTCTACCTAGATATACTCCAGAAGAATCCGAACAAGACCAAAATAACTCAAGTGCTGCTTAA
- a CDS encoding type 1 glutamine amidotransferase produces MKKISIIDCAVKTASHNCFNRLTEVFNRPFFFHNPAIFSMDSLKRVKADGHIIFGSYSNVYEKMEWQIELAKLMKEEILKGVPVLGICFGHQLMAEAFGGKVGPVNMEMKLYSGSREIEILESIHGFTKGEKRRVFTSHRFEVKEIPKDFVHLATSSECQFDGLAHKKFPYFSFQGHPEASDYFVANAILKDSMTHSEEQKSYEDGLDIVSNFIKLVDSL; encoded by the coding sequence ATGAAAAAAATCTCCATTATTGATTGCGCAGTAAAGACTGCATCACACAATTGCTTCAATAGATTAACAGAGGTTTTTAATAGACCCTTTTTCTTTCACAATCCTGCGATTTTTTCTATGGACAGCTTAAAAAGAGTTAAAGCAGATGGCCATATAATTTTTGGAAGCTATTCAAATGTTTACGAAAAAATGGAATGGCAAATAGAGCTCGCCAAACTAATGAAAGAAGAAATCTTAAAAGGTGTCCCCGTACTAGGAATCTGCTTTGGACACCAACTTATGGCAGAAGCATTTGGTGGAAAGGTAGGTCCCGTTAATATGGAGATGAAGCTTTATTCTGGTAGTAGAGAAATTGAAATTTTAGAAAGTATTCATGGTTTTACAAAGGGAGAAAAAAGAAGAGTCTTTACTTCTCACAGATTTGAAGTCAAAGAGATTCCAAAAGACTTTGTTCATCTGGCCACTTCAAGTGAGTGCCAATTTGATGGACTCGCTCACAAAAAGTTTCCATACTTCAGCTTCCAGGGACATCCAGAAGCTTCTGACTACTTTGTTGCAAATGCTATTTTGAAAGACTCAATGACTCATAGTGAAGAGCAAAAATCTTATGAAGATGGGTTAGATATTGTTTCTAACTTTATAAAACTAGTTGATTCACTTTAA
- the dacB gene encoding D-alanyl-D-alanine carboxypeptidase/D-alanyl-D-alanine-endopeptidase: protein MIQFLKISFIYFIIISIHAFNYTLTSKDSNELAWSFKAIHSDKSISYNEKKVFIPASTLKVVSMLFALDTLGADYTFKTKLYYTGKISKGILDGDLYIVGGSDPYLNHPQLINLAKSVQKLGIKKVNGFLNYDTSLYKEHKTISSIGLGDQTYNPSFGPLNSEFNRHSLWINSQKQYQSIIPELEIKLTKSNQLLPTQKFKWEESTDSESWKINPNEKLSRREDLPIRNAALWTTKMLSFHLSSYGITIKGIRNKLLPKESNLIFSNKSLPLWNLISLTMEYSNNLFAESIAMTACQKKGSQFRDQQSCAKEIQKYFLKYSKSQSNIVNASGLSVDNKLTADAMSEFLKNKGSKDWQGHSLESFLSISGQSGWMRDRLESPEYNLRVFAKTGSLDFINNIVGLVKVKSGAWYSFSIFHMDEKKRNLLDLLPKKKLKRLENEAKTWRRSSLGKLDSILAEFINQH, encoded by the coding sequence ATGATCCAGTTCCTAAAGATTAGTTTTATCTATTTTATTATAATAAGCATTCATGCCTTTAATTATACTTTAACAAGTAAAGACTCTAATGAGCTTGCGTGGAGTTTTAAGGCCATACATTCCGATAAGTCCATCTCATACAATGAGAAGAAAGTTTTTATTCCAGCGTCTACTTTAAAAGTAGTTAGTATGTTATTCGCTCTAGACACCTTGGGTGCAGATTATACCTTTAAAACAAAGCTCTATTACACGGGAAAAATCTCTAAAGGTATTTTAGATGGAGATTTGTATATTGTTGGTGGTTCAGATCCTTACCTAAATCATCCACAACTAATAAATCTTGCGAAGTCTGTACAAAAACTAGGAATAAAAAAAGTGAATGGTTTTTTAAACTATGACACAAGCTTGTACAAAGAACATAAGACAATTTCATCCATCGGACTAGGTGATCAAACCTATAATCCTTCATTCGGACCACTTAATAGTGAATTTAATAGACACAGCTTATGGATAAATAGCCAAAAGCAGTATCAGTCTATTATCCCTGAACTTGAAATTAAATTAACAAAGTCGAATCAATTATTACCGACTCAAAAATTTAAATGGGAAGAGTCTACAGATTCAGAAAGTTGGAAGATCAACCCAAATGAAAAGCTCTCACGCCGTGAAGACCTTCCTATAAGAAATGCGGCACTATGGACAACCAAGATGCTTAGTTTTCATCTAAGTTCATATGGAATAACGATAAAAGGAATAAGAAATAAGTTACTCCCTAAAGAATCTAATCTCATTTTTAGTAACAAGAGCTTACCTTTATGGAACCTTATTAGTTTGACAATGGAATATTCTAACAATCTCTTTGCTGAATCCATTGCAATGACGGCTTGTCAAAAAAAGGGGTCACAGTTCCGTGATCAACAGTCTTGTGCAAAAGAGATACAAAAATACTTCTTAAAGTACTCCAAGTCACAATCTAATATAGTTAATGCTTCAGGTCTTTCCGTTGACAACAAACTCACAGCAGATGCAATGAGTGAATTTCTTAAAAATAAGGGCAGCAAAGATTGGCAAGGCCATTCTTTGGAATCATTTCTCTCTATTTCTGGTCAATCCGGTTGGATGAGAGATAGACTTGAATCTCCAGAGTATAATTTGCGAGTATTTGCTAAAACAGGCTCATTAGATTTCATTAATAATATTGTTGGCCTGGTAAAAGTAAAAAGTGGAGCATGGTATAGCTTTAGTATTTTTCACATGGATGAAAAAAAGAGAAATCTCTTAGATCTTCTACCTAAGAAAAAACTTAAACGTTTAGAGAATGAAGCAAAGACCTGGAGAAGATCTTCGCTAGGTAAATTAGATAGTATTTTAGCGGAGTTTATCAATCAGCATTAA
- a CDS encoding alpha/beta hydrolase — translation MNAIDFCGLQTIVKEENSDTVVVVLHGYGADYKDFVPFANYILKRKNPSWYFLNGVEATTMGGYETGRCWFPIDMMGLNNALMTGKFLSFFQEKVPEGIEQARLKVTRAIEELRKKYDKIYLGGFSQGSMLSADIAFHRPDLIDKLFLLSSTMLFPERWEKQAEKDFSFPIFQSHGISDPVLPIEGARELKSFLENYDLDHQYHEFSGAHEVPLEIINELDLFLRDEQ, via the coding sequence ATGAATGCTATTGATTTTTGTGGATTACAAACAATTGTTAAAGAAGAAAACTCTGATACAGTTGTCGTCGTATTACATGGCTATGGTGCGGACTATAAAGACTTCGTTCCGTTTGCAAATTATATTTTGAAAAGAAAGAATCCTAGTTGGTACTTTCTCAACGGAGTTGAAGCAACGACCATGGGAGGTTATGAAACTGGGAGATGTTGGTTTCCTATAGATATGATGGGACTTAATAATGCTTTAATGACAGGAAAGTTTTTGTCATTCTTTCAAGAAAAAGTTCCAGAAGGTATTGAGCAAGCACGCTTAAAAGTGACAAGGGCCATTGAAGAACTGAGAAAGAAGTACGATAAAATCTATCTTGGTGGCTTTTCTCAAGGGTCAATGTTAAGTGCTGATATTGCTTTTCATAGACCTGATCTTATTGACAAGCTCTTTCTACTTTCATCTACAATGCTATTTCCTGAGCGCTGGGAGAAGCAGGCCGAGAAAGATTTCTCATTTCCTATTTTTCAAAGTCATGGAATAAGCGACCCTGTTCTTCCGATTGAAGGAGCTAGAGAGCTAAAATCTTTCTTGGAAAATTACGATCTAGACCATCAGTATCATGAGTTTTCAGGTGCTCACGAAGTACCACTCGAAATAATAAATGAACTCGACCTTTTTCTAAGGGATGAACAATGA
- a CDS encoding GAF domain-containing protein — protein MNNLNILKEIFLTPIENTYFWAGIYRRKKDRASRLCFVGPMPPCHEFEFGKGNVGLTADIGIRKVIADVSTDEQYSQCFIQTASEVVEPIFYEDELVGVIDLESDEKNFFNEKRLSDISELSKQIAPVLRSAHIDEELEYNLKVLEWVSGAKKLIPQIADWIGVYFKTGYLAGIESENLILGPFLGESTDHTLIPIEKGLCGLALREQRVVNVDDVHADSRHIACSLKTNSELIIPLTDRSGNYIAELDIDSNRKAAFSEEIELKMKEYCKTFPLK, from the coding sequence ATGAATAATCTAAATATATTAAAAGAAATTTTTTTGACGCCTATAGAGAATACTTATTTTTGGGCAGGAATCTACAGAAGAAAGAAAGATAGAGCTTCAAGGCTCTGTTTTGTAGGTCCAATGCCGCCATGTCATGAGTTTGAATTCGGTAAAGGTAATGTCGGCTTAACTGCTGATATAGGTATTCGGAAAGTTATTGCCGATGTCTCTACAGATGAACAATACTCCCAATGTTTTATTCAAACTGCTTCTGAGGTAGTAGAGCCAATATTCTATGAAGATGAACTTGTTGGAGTAATAGATCTTGAAAGTGACGAAAAAAACTTTTTTAATGAGAAAAGGCTATCAGATATTTCTGAACTATCTAAACAAATAGCTCCTGTTCTTAGAAGTGCACACATTGACGAAGAGCTTGAGTATAATTTAAAAGTTTTAGAATGGGTTAGTGGGGCCAAGAAATTAATTCCGCAGATTGCTGACTGGATTGGAGTCTACTTTAAAACTGGTTACTTAGCAGGCATTGAGAGTGAGAACCTTATTTTAGGTCCATTTCTTGGAGAGTCTACTGATCACACTTTAATCCCAATTGAAAAAGGACTTTGCGGCCTAGCGCTTAGAGAGCAAAGAGTTGTAAATGTGGATGATGTTCACGCCGATTCGAGACATATTGCTTGTAGCTTAAAAACAAATTCTGAACTCATTATTCCATTAACTGATAGGTCAGGAAATTATATTGCAGAACTTGATATTGACTCGAATCGTAAAGCTGCATTTAGTGAAGAGATAGAGCTGAAAATGAAAGAGTACTGTAAAACTTTTCCCTTAAAGTGA
- a CDS encoding DUF2797 domain-containing protein, with protein sequence MKISGNILKMTSELSKPVQYSLPIGDSFVNINELIGKKVKLSYDGIINCISTGEKITKSYNQGYSFRASQKLAACDICIVKPELCHFADGTCREPEWGEKNCFQPHIVYLSVSSHLKIGITRQSQVPTRWIDQGASYALPILKVNDRLTSGLIEKEIAKSMSDKTNWRKMLQNDVEKLDLIQARESLFEEFADLLDDYDAQDLDEEIVEITYPVNEYPTKIKSLGFDKQPIIEGILQGVKGQYLIFDIGVLNLRKHQGYFITIES encoded by the coding sequence ATGAAAATAAGTGGAAATATTTTAAAGATGACCTCAGAGCTTTCTAAGCCTGTTCAATATAGTCTTCCGATTGGAGATAGCTTCGTAAATATCAATGAATTAATCGGAAAGAAGGTCAAGCTCTCCTATGATGGCATTATAAACTGTATTTCTACAGGAGAAAAAATTACTAAGAGCTATAACCAAGGTTATTCTTTTCGTGCTTCTCAAAAGCTTGCTGCTTGCGATATTTGCATTGTTAAGCCTGAGCTCTGCCATTTTGCTGACGGAACTTGTCGCGAGCCGGAATGGGGAGAGAAGAATTGTTTTCAACCCCATATTGTATATCTTTCAGTATCTAGCCATTTAAAAATAGGGATAACTAGACAGTCACAAGTTCCTACTAGATGGATTGATCAAGGGGCCAGTTATGCTCTGCCAATTCTTAAAGTTAATGATAGGCTTACGAGTGGCTTAATTGAAAAGGAAATAGCTAAGTCTATGTCAGATAAGACTAATTGGAGAAAGATGCTTCAAAATGATGTCGAGAAGCTTGATCTTATTCAGGCCAGGGAATCTCTCTTTGAAGAGTTTGCCGATTTATTAGATGATTATGATGCGCAAGATTTGGATGAAGAAATTGTTGAGATTACCTATCCAGTAAATGAATACCCGACAAAAATTAAATCTCTAGGCTTTGATAAACAACCTATTATCGAGGGGATTTTACAAGGCGTAAAAGGGCAGTATTTAATCTTTGACATTGGTGTTCTTAATCTTAGAAAGCATCAGGGGTATTTTATAACAATTGAGTCGTAG
- a CDS encoding alpha/beta fold hydrolase, with the protein MIRDYKYLKTIDGKELHLEIAEKGKNCWLIITHGIGEHLERHSYMEEVFGDHFNILKYDLRGHGRSQGGKRGHVNDFSSYYDDLNEVINFLKNSYKMEKYCLFGHSMGALITAGYMQNLANESFYPSAVYLNAPPVGFPGILGEIMNASPLSIVTKITELPISLKLGGLVDLKYLSHDPRVKKDYIEDEFNVLRPHSKLIFEIVKASKNTFSRPLRIKCPAFCSYGSEDKVVHVGQLENFLNLIDKNFKVKVIDGAYHEIHNEIEKYRTPYFEFLKESLLSVL; encoded by the coding sequence GTGATAAGAGACTATAAATACTTAAAAACGATTGATGGTAAAGAATTACATCTCGAAATCGCCGAGAAGGGGAAGAATTGTTGGTTAATCATTACTCATGGAATCGGTGAACACTTAGAACGTCATTCTTATATGGAAGAAGTCTTTGGTGATCACTTTAATATCTTGAAGTATGATTTGAGAGGGCATGGCAGAAGCCAAGGTGGAAAGAGGGGGCATGTTAACGATTTTTCTAGTTACTATGATGATTTAAATGAAGTAATCAACTTTTTAAAAAACTCATATAAAATGGAGAAATACTGTCTCTTTGGACACTCAATGGGCGCCCTTATTACAGCGGGATATATGCAAAATCTAGCAAATGAGAGTTTTTATCCAAGCGCAGTTTACCTTAACGCTCCTCCTGTTGGCTTTCCTGGTATTCTGGGGGAAATAATGAATGCATCTCCTCTTTCGATTGTAACAAAGATAACCGAACTACCTATTTCTCTAAAATTAGGAGGATTGGTAGATCTAAAGTATCTCTCCCATGATCCTAGAGTTAAGAAAGATTATATTGAAGATGAGTTTAATGTGTTAAGGCCACACTCTAAACTTATTTTTGAAATTGTTAAGGCATCTAAAAATACCTTCTCTAGACCGCTAAGAATAAAGTGTCCCGCTTTTTGCTCCTATGGTAGTGAAGATAAGGTTGTTCATGTTGGACAACTCGAAAATTTCTTGAATTTAATTGATAAGAACTTTAAGGTTAAGGTCATTGATGGGGCATATCATGAGATTCATAACGAGATTGAGAAGTACAGGACTCCTTACTTTGAGTTTTTAAAAGAATCTCTTTTAAGTGTTCTGTAA
- the nth gene encoding endonuclease III, which produces MKLKSERAKYIDEILATLYPETPVPLDHTNAYTLLIAVLLSAQCTDVRVNKVTPGLFSKADNPYDMVKLTVDEIEAIVKPCGLAPRKAAAIHRLSEMLIESHGGEVPSNFEDLEKLPGVGHKTAGVVMAQAFNVPAFPVDTHIHRLAQQWGLTNGKNVAQTEKDLKRCFPEDRWNQLHLQIIFFGREYCQARQCDGLQCEICQACFPDRKRAKKYNKA; this is translated from the coding sequence ATGAAATTAAAATCTGAAAGAGCTAAATATATCGATGAGATATTAGCGACACTATACCCTGAGACGCCAGTCCCATTAGATCATACTAATGCATACACACTGTTAATTGCAGTTCTACTTTCTGCTCAATGCACTGATGTTCGTGTTAATAAGGTTACACCTGGGCTTTTTTCCAAGGCCGATAATCCTTACGATATGGTTAAGCTAACAGTTGACGAAATAGAAGCAATTGTTAAGCCCTGCGGATTAGCTCCAAGGAAGGCTGCAGCAATTCATCGCTTAAGTGAAATGTTAATCGAATCACATGGCGGAGAAGTTCCTAGCAACTTTGAGGATTTAGAGAAACTTCCAGGCGTAGGTCATAAGACTGCAGGTGTCGTTATGGCACAGGCCTTCAATGTTCCTGCTTTTCCTGTTGATACACATATTCATAGACTCGCTCAACAGTGGGGTTTGACTAATGGTAAGAATGTTGCGCAAACTGAAAAAGATCTTAAGAGATGTTTTCCAGAAGACAGGTGGAATCAACTACATTTACAGATAATTTTCTTTGGACGTGAATACTGCCAAGCAAGACAGTGTGATGGACTACAATGTGAGATTTGTCAGGCATGTTTTCCTGATAGGAAAAGAGCAAAGAAATACAATAAGGCCTAA